One window of the Runella slithyformis DSM 19594 genome contains the following:
- a CDS encoding Tex family protein, whose amino-acid sequence MTASQFIAPIVGVSERQAHNTITLLDEGATVPFIARYRKEMTGQLDEVQINAIKEQYQKFQEVEKRREAILKSIEEQGKLTPELRKRLEETYVLQTLEDIYLPYKQKRKTRATMAIEKGLEPLAQGIFSGKEPNPERRAEQFLNDQVATVDDALQGARDIMAEWMSENPDARNKIRYAFERTAQVSSKVKKNKQEEGAKYRDYFDFSEPLNKIPSHRLLALRRGEEEGFLNVDISPEEEMAIELLDRLFVKGLPACKDQLELTVSDAYKRLLKPSIETEFSNLSKEKADRYAIQVFTENLRQLLLASPLGQKRVLAIDPGFRTGCKVVCLDSRGSLLADTVIYPFDKAFEAEATISNYIQKYSIDAIAIGNGTAGRETEDFIKKIPAVQSAGKSVGIFMVSEQGASIYSASDVAREEFPTKDVTVRGAISIGRRLMDPLAELVKIDPKSIGVGQYQHDVNQNMLKTALDTVVESCVNSVGVNLNTASKHLLQYVSGLGASIAKNIVEYRAQNGDFKSRQQLMKVPRLGGKAFEQCAGFLRIENAENPLDNSAVHPERYPVVEKMAKDLGTNVAELMKKPELRRQINPQKYVGETVGLLTLQDILKELEKPSRDPREAITAFEFDSRVRKPEDLHEGMVLPGIVTNITAFGAFVDIGVKQDGLVHVSQMANRFIKDPNEVVKLQQHVTVKVVEVDLARKRIALTMKM is encoded by the coding sequence ATGACAGCATCCCAATTTATTGCTCCTATCGTGGGAGTCAGCGAGCGACAGGCGCACAACACCATTACATTATTGGACGAAGGGGCCACCGTTCCGTTTATTGCGCGGTATCGCAAGGAAATGACGGGGCAGTTGGACGAGGTACAAATCAACGCCATCAAAGAGCAATACCAAAAATTTCAGGAAGTGGAGAAGCGCCGCGAGGCCATTCTGAAAAGCATTGAAGAACAGGGCAAACTCACGCCCGAATTGCGGAAACGCCTCGAAGAAACCTACGTGCTGCAAACCTTAGAAGATATTTATTTGCCATATAAACAAAAGCGTAAGACCCGCGCCACCATGGCCATTGAAAAAGGCCTGGAGCCCCTGGCGCAGGGGATCTTTTCGGGCAAGGAGCCCAATCCGGAGCGTCGGGCCGAGCAGTTTCTTAATGACCAAGTGGCTACCGTCGACGATGCCTTGCAGGGCGCTCGCGATATCATGGCCGAGTGGATGTCTGAAAACCCGGATGCGCGGAACAAAATCAGGTACGCCTTTGAACGTACGGCGCAGGTTTCGTCCAAGGTCAAGAAAAATAAACAGGAAGAAGGTGCCAAATACCGTGATTACTTCGATTTCAGTGAGCCGCTCAATAAGATTCCGTCGCACCGTTTGCTGGCCCTGCGTCGGGGAGAGGAAGAAGGGTTTCTAAACGTGGATATTTCGCCCGAAGAAGAAATGGCCATTGAGCTGCTGGACCGGCTGTTTGTCAAAGGCTTACCTGCCTGCAAAGACCAGTTGGAATTGACGGTTTCCGATGCCTACAAGCGGTTGTTGAAACCAAGCATTGAAACGGAGTTCTCCAACCTATCAAAAGAAAAAGCCGACCGCTACGCCATTCAGGTGTTTACCGAAAACCTGCGCCAATTATTGCTGGCCTCTCCTTTGGGGCAAAAACGGGTGTTGGCCATTGATCCCGGCTTCCGAACGGGCTGCAAAGTGGTATGTCTGGATTCGCGGGGATCCCTTCTGGCCGATACCGTGATCTATCCGTTTGACAAAGCCTTTGAAGCGGAAGCCACGATCAGCAATTATATTCAGAAATACAGCATCGACGCCATCGCCATCGGTAACGGGACTGCCGGTCGCGAAACGGAAGATTTTATCAAAAAGATACCTGCCGTTCAATCGGCCGGAAAATCGGTGGGGATCTTCATGGTTTCGGAGCAGGGAGCCTCCATTTACTCCGCCTCCGACGTAGCCCGCGAAGAATTCCCCACCAAAGACGTGACTGTTCGCGGCGCGATTTCCATCGGGCGTCGATTGATGGATCCATTGGCGGAGTTGGTGAAAATTGATCCTAAATCCATTGGCGTGGGACAATACCAACACGATGTAAATCAAAATATGCTCAAAACCGCTCTTGATACGGTTGTGGAAAGTTGCGTCAACTCGGTAGGCGTGAACCTTAATACGGCAAGTAAGCACCTCTTGCAATACGTGTCGGGATTGGGAGCGTCGATCGCCAAGAATATTGTGGAATACCGCGCCCAAAACGGGGATTTTAAATCACGTCAGCAATTGATGAAAGTACCGCGTTTGGGGGGGAAAGCCTTCGAGCAATGTGCAGGATTTTTGCGCATCGAAAATGCCGAAAACCCGCTGGACAACAGCGCGGTTCACCCGGAAAGGTACCCCGTAGTGGAAAAAATGGCGAAAGACTTGGGAACCAATGTGGCCGAATTGATGAAAAAACCCGAATTGCGCCGGCAAATCAACCCGCAGAAATACGTAGGGGAAACTGTCGGTTTGCTCACGTTGCAGGACATTCTCAAAGAATTGGAAAAACCTTCCCGTGACCCCAGGGAAGCCATCACGGCCTTTGAGTTCGACAGCCGTGTACGCAAGCCCGAAGACCTGCACGAAGGGATGGTCCTGCCGGGCATTGTCACCAACATCACCGCCTTTGGCGCTTTTGTGGATATCGGCGTGAAGCAGGACGGTTTGGTGCACGTTTCACAAATGGCCAATCGTTTCATCAAAGACCCCAACGAGGTCGTTAAATTACAGCAGCACGTTACGGTCAAAGTCGTGGAAGTGGACTTGGCGCGGAAGCGTATTGCGTTGACGATGAAGATGTAA